Proteins from one Mycobacterium sp. EPa45 genomic window:
- a CDS encoding aspartate kinase: MALVVQKYGGSSVADADRIRRVAERIVETKKAGNDVVVVVSAMGDTTDELLDLAKQVCPAPPARELDMLLTAGERISNALVAMAIESLGAQARSFTGSQAGVVTTGAHGNAKIIDVTPTRLRSALDEGQIVLVAGFQGVSQDTKDVTTLGRGGSDTTAVALAAALNADVCEIYTDVDGIFTADPRIVSNARRLDTVSFEEMLEMAACGAKVLMLRCVEYARRYNVPIHVRSSYTDKPGTIVTGSIEDIPMEDAILTGVAHDRSEAKVTVVGLPDVPGYAAKVFRAVADNDINIDMVLQNISKVEDGKTDITFTCPRDIGPTAVEKLTALQGEIGFTKVLYDDHIGKVSLVGAGMRSHPGVTATFCEALARVGVNIELISTSEIRISVLVKDTELDKAVATLHEAFGLGGDEEAVVYAGTGR; the protein is encoded by the coding sequence GTGGCGCTCGTCGTGCAGAAGTACGGCGGATCCTCGGTGGCCGACGCCGACCGGATCCGGCGCGTCGCCGAGCGCATCGTCGAAACCAAGAAGGCCGGCAACGACGTCGTCGTGGTTGTCTCGGCGATGGGTGACACCACCGACGAACTGTTGGACCTGGCCAAGCAGGTCTGCCCGGCACCGCCCGCGCGCGAGCTGGACATGCTGCTGACCGCCGGTGAGCGCATCTCCAATGCGCTGGTCGCGATGGCCATCGAGTCGCTGGGCGCCCAGGCCCGGTCGTTCACCGGCTCGCAGGCCGGCGTCGTCACCACCGGCGCCCACGGCAACGCCAAGATCATCGACGTCACCCCCACCCGGCTGCGCTCCGCGCTCGACGAAGGCCAGATTGTGCTGGTGGCGGGATTCCAGGGTGTCAGCCAGGACACCAAGGACGTCACCACCCTGGGGCGCGGCGGCTCGGATACCACCGCCGTCGCACTGGCCGCCGCCCTGAACGCCGACGTCTGTGAGATCTACACCGACGTCGACGGCATCTTCACCGCGGACCCGCGCATCGTGTCCAACGCGCGCCGCCTGGACACCGTCAGCTTCGAGGAGATGCTCGAGATGGCGGCTTGCGGCGCCAAGGTGCTCATGCTGCGCTGCGTGGAATACGCGCGCCGCTACAACGTTCCGATTCACGTCCGGTCTTCGTACACCGACAAGCCCGGCACGATCGTCACAGGATCTATCGAGGACATCCCTATGGAAGACGCCATCCTGACCGGAGTTGCCCACGACCGCAGCGAGGCCAAGGTCACCGTTGTCGGATTGCCCGACGTACCCGGTTACGCCGCCAAGGTGTTCCGTGCGGTCGCCGACAACGACATCAACATCGACATGGTGCTGCAGAACATCTCCAAGGTCGAGGACGGCAAGACCGACATCACGTTCACCTGCCCGCGCGACATCGGCCCGACCGCGGTCGAGAAGCTGACTGCCCTGCAGGGCGAGATCGGCTTCACCAAGGTGCTCTACGACGACCACATCGGGAAGGTTTCGCTGGTGGGCGCAGGCATGCGCAGCCATCCCGGCGTGACCGCCACGTTCTGTGAGGCGCTGGCCCGCGTCGGGGTGAACATCGAGCTGATCTCGACCTCCGAGATCCGAATCTCGGTGCTGGTCAAGGACACTGAGCTGGACAAGGCGGTGGCCACCCTGCACGAGGCGTTCGGCCTCGGCGGCGACGAAGAGGCCGTCGTGTACGCGGGAACGGGGCGGTAG
- a CDS encoding nitroreductase family protein yields the protein MSDQRVVQPSDQARDRHARTRVPIHPPIAARWSPRAFDRDAVVTYEQLIALLEAARWAATWGHRQPVRYVVGLRGTEAFATIAGLLRRGNSYAHAASALILVCADQGEDDRTALYSAVDAGAAIANMSVEAVARGLIAHPMAGFDVDGARTAFDLPDGLRPLAVVAAGALGDYAQVTPEIAERDGRPRERSPLEEIVLNWSGAWPSSGAGFPQLAELGDDPVVEQ from the coding sequence GTGTCCGACCAACGCGTCGTCCAACCCTCAGACCAAGCTCGCGACCGTCATGCCCGGACCCGGGTGCCGATCCACCCGCCCATCGCTGCCAGGTGGAGTCCGCGCGCCTTCGACCGCGACGCGGTGGTGACGTACGAACAGCTGATCGCCCTGCTCGAGGCGGCTAGGTGGGCCGCGACGTGGGGCCACCGTCAGCCGGTCCGGTACGTGGTGGGTCTGCGTGGCACCGAGGCGTTCGCCACGATCGCGGGCCTGCTACGCCGCGGCAACAGCTACGCCCACGCCGCGAGCGCACTGATCCTGGTGTGCGCTGACCAGGGCGAAGACGATCGCACCGCGCTCTACTCCGCGGTCGACGCGGGTGCGGCGATCGCGAACATGTCCGTCGAAGCGGTCGCCCGGGGGCTGATCGCGCATCCGATGGCCGGCTTCGACGTGGACGGCGCCCGCACCGCCTTCGATCTGCCGGATGGGCTGCGCCCGCTGGCGGTGGTGGCCGCCGGTGCGCTCGGCGATTATGCGCAGGTGACACCGGAGATCGCCGAGCGTGACGGCCGGCCCCGCGAGCGGTCGCCGCTCGAGGAGATTGTCCTCAACTGGTCAGGAGCGTGGCCGTCGTCAGGAGCAGGTTTTCCGCAGCTCGCCGAGCTTGGCGACGATCCGGTCGTTGAGCAGTGA
- a CDS encoding ammonium transporter has product MDTGTTAFMLCCIIGLTMMIPGLALFYGGMVSVKSSTNMMMMTFGAVAIVGVLWILFGFSMTFGTSYGGFVGSLTEFAGMKNLLESQTTISGLPVSLFALFQALFAAITVALISGAAADRMKFAAWMVFATLWAVLCYFPVAHWVFAFNGVVTPDAVGGWIANNLKAIDFAGGTAVHINAGAAALAVAIVLGKGASWGKLRKPHNVPLTLLGAGLLWAGWYAFNGGSALAAGNSAAIVMVTTFVATCAATLAWLAVEKFKDGHVTGVGAAAGAITGLVAITPACGSVTPVGAIILGLVAGAICPFAVGLKEKFGYDDSLDVVGVHLVGGVIGTLLIGFLASDSMPNKVNGFFYGGGFDQLWRQAVAAGAVMVYSFVIAFVIAWAIKKTMGIRISSEEEEKGIDTHVHRDPAYELEYA; this is encoded by the coding sequence ATGGATACAGGGACCACAGCATTCATGCTGTGTTGCATCATCGGACTGACGATGATGATCCCGGGCCTGGCGCTGTTCTACGGCGGCATGGTCTCGGTGAAGAGCTCCACCAACATGATGATGATGACGTTCGGCGCTGTCGCCATCGTCGGCGTGCTCTGGATTTTGTTCGGGTTCTCCATGACGTTCGGTACGTCGTACGGAGGGTTCGTCGGCAGTCTGACCGAATTCGCCGGGATGAAGAACCTGCTGGAATCCCAGACCACGATCTCCGGTCTGCCGGTCAGTCTGTTCGCGTTGTTCCAGGCTCTGTTCGCTGCGATCACCGTAGCGCTGATCTCCGGTGCGGCGGCGGACCGGATGAAGTTCGCGGCCTGGATGGTGTTCGCGACCCTGTGGGCGGTTCTGTGCTACTTCCCCGTCGCACACTGGGTGTTCGCGTTCAACGGTGTCGTCACCCCGGACGCGGTCGGCGGCTGGATCGCCAACAACCTCAAGGCTATTGACTTCGCCGGTGGTACCGCAGTGCACATCAACGCCGGTGCAGCCGCACTGGCGGTGGCCATCGTGCTCGGCAAGGGCGCCAGTTGGGGCAAGCTGCGCAAGCCGCACAACGTCCCGCTGACACTGCTCGGCGCCGGACTGCTGTGGGCCGGCTGGTATGCGTTCAACGGCGGTTCGGCACTGGCCGCGGGCAATTCGGCGGCCATCGTCATGGTCACCACGTTTGTCGCGACCTGCGCTGCCACGCTCGCCTGGCTGGCGGTCGAGAAGTTCAAGGACGGCCACGTCACCGGCGTCGGTGCGGCGGCGGGTGCCATCACCGGCCTGGTCGCGATCACCCCGGCCTGTGGTTCGGTGACGCCGGTCGGCGCGATCATCCTGGGCCTCGTCGCAGGCGCCATCTGCCCCTTCGCCGTGGGACTCAAGGAGAAGTTCGGCTACGACGATTCGCTCGACGTCGTCGGCGTGCACCTCGTCGGTGGTGTCATCGGCACCCTGCTGATCGGCTTCCTGGCCAGCGACTCCATGCCGAACAAGGTCAACGGCTTCTTCTACGGCGGCGGTTTCGACCAGCTGTGGCGACAGGCGGTCGCCGCTGGCGCGGTGATGGTCTACTCCTTCGTGATCGCGTTCGTCATCGCATGGGCCATCAAGAAGACGATGGGCATTCGCATCTCCTCCGAGGAAGAGGAGAAGGGTATCGACACCCACGTCCACCGCGACCCGGCGTACGAGCTCGAATACGCCTGA
- the glnT gene encoding type III glutamate--ammonia ligase, protein MSATLAELAEASATKFILALFVDLRGKPCAKLVPVEAVDLLATEGVGFAGYAVGAMGQEPKDPDLMAIPDPGSFTPIPFIKEGLAIVHCDPHVEGRPWPYAPRVILKSLIQRAADAGFEPWVGAEVEYFLLTRGADGNLATADTADTAAQPCYDARGVTRMYDHLTAISTAMNTLGWSNYANDHEDGNGQFEQNFQFAEALTTADRVVTLRYLLSMIAAERGMIATFMPKPFSDRTGSGLHLHLSLTSGGTPVFPEESDDRGLGLSPTAYAFIGGILDHACALQAVVGPTVNSYKRTGALTTASGASWAPRLPTYGGNDRTHYIRVPDSQRVELRGGDGSANPYLAIAAALGAGIDGIKRSADPGAIGNTDGRTALPPTLLHAVEEFEGDPVVSGVLDSVGEGVATYFAGIKRDEFFAYHGTVSPWEVDQYLTAF, encoded by the coding sequence ATGTCTGCCACCCTCGCTGAGCTGGCCGAGGCCTCAGCAACCAAGTTCATCCTCGCGCTGTTCGTCGACCTCCGCGGAAAGCCCTGCGCCAAACTGGTTCCCGTCGAGGCGGTCGATCTGCTGGCCACCGAAGGCGTCGGCTTCGCCGGATACGCCGTCGGCGCCATGGGCCAGGAACCCAAAGACCCTGACCTGATGGCCATCCCCGACCCCGGGTCGTTCACCCCGATCCCCTTCATCAAAGAGGGCTTGGCGATCGTGCACTGCGATCCCCACGTCGAGGGCCGGCCGTGGCCGTATGCACCGCGGGTGATCCTGAAGTCCTTGATTCAGCGTGCCGCCGACGCCGGCTTCGAACCCTGGGTCGGTGCGGAGGTCGAGTACTTCCTGCTGACCCGCGGCGCCGACGGAAATCTGGCCACCGCCGACACCGCGGACACCGCGGCGCAACCGTGCTACGACGCGCGCGGCGTGACCCGGATGTACGACCACCTCACCGCGATCTCGACCGCGATGAACACCCTCGGGTGGTCCAACTACGCCAACGACCACGAAGACGGCAACGGCCAATTCGAGCAGAACTTCCAATTCGCCGAGGCGCTGACCACCGCCGACCGGGTGGTAACCCTGCGCTACCTGCTGTCGATGATCGCGGCCGAGCGCGGCATGATCGCCACGTTCATGCCCAAGCCGTTCTCCGATCGGACCGGCAGCGGCCTGCACCTGCACCTGTCGCTGACCAGCGGCGGCACACCGGTGTTCCCCGAAGAGTCCGACGATCGCGGGCTGGGCCTGTCGCCGACGGCGTATGCCTTCATCGGCGGCATCCTCGACCACGCCTGCGCCCTGCAGGCCGTCGTCGGTCCAACGGTGAACTCCTACAAGCGAACCGGCGCGTTGACAACGGCCTCCGGCGCCTCCTGGGCTCCACGCCTGCCAACCTATGGCGGCAACGACCGCACGCACTACATCCGGGTGCCGGACTCCCAGCGCGTCGAGCTGCGTGGCGGCGACGGGTCGGCCAATCCCTATCTGGCCATCGCGGCGGCGTTGGGCGCCGGCATCGACGGCATCAAGCGCAGCGCCGACCCCGGCGCGATCGGCAACACCGACGGCCGCACCGCCCTGCCGCCGACCCTGCTGCACGCCGTCGAGGAGTTCGAGGGCGACCCGGTGGTCAGTGGTGTGCTCGATTCCGTCGGCGAGGGGGTTGCCACGTACTTCGCCGGCATCAAACGCGATGAATTCTTCGCCTACCACGGCACGGTCAGCCCGTGGGAAGTCGACCAGTACCTGACCGCATTCTGA
- a CDS encoding glutamine amidotransferase, with the protein MCGIVGLHLRNPQLYPRLGELLTGMLCEMSDRGSDSAGVAVYGDPRWSPPGRGTVSVLDVDESPDQIAEALHTVLGEVSVHRIDETLLVSADVAPETLHAAITAHYPHALVAGFGANVAVLKGVGHPKALTEAWGLTGAQGWQGVGHTRMATESAVIPAGAHPYAVGPDQCLVHNGSFANHATIRRDLIAHGIAFDSENDTEVGARFVADQLAHGRDVETALKELCATFDGFYTLLVSNRDSFAVVRDAIACKPAVIAETDDWVAMGSEYRALAALPGVGKAVIWEPEPEVVYAWTR; encoded by the coding sequence ATGTGCGGAATCGTGGGTCTGCACCTGCGCAACCCCCAGCTCTACCCCCGGCTCGGTGAACTGCTGACCGGCATGCTGTGCGAAATGTCCGACCGCGGAAGCGATTCGGCCGGAGTGGCCGTCTACGGTGATCCACGCTGGTCGCCGCCGGGGCGGGGCACCGTGTCGGTGCTCGACGTCGACGAAAGTCCGGATCAGATCGCTGAGGCGCTGCACACCGTACTCGGCGAGGTGTCGGTGCACCGCATCGACGAGACGCTGTTGGTGTCGGCCGATGTCGCACCCGAAACACTGCATGCCGCGATCACGGCGCACTACCCGCACGCGCTGGTCGCGGGGTTCGGTGCGAATGTGGCGGTACTCAAGGGGGTCGGGCACCCGAAGGCGCTGACCGAGGCGTGGGGGCTCACCGGTGCACAGGGCTGGCAGGGGGTGGGCCACACCAGGATGGCGACCGAGTCGGCGGTGATACCCGCCGGCGCACATCCGTACGCGGTAGGGCCGGATCAGTGCCTGGTGCACAACGGTTCCTTCGCCAACCACGCCACCATCCGCCGCGACCTGATCGCCCACGGCATCGCGTTCGACAGCGAGAACGACACCGAGGTGGGCGCCCGCTTCGTGGCCGACCAACTGGCCCACGGCCGCGACGTGGAGACGGCCTTGAAGGAGCTGTGTGCCACCTTCGACGGCTTTTACACGCTGCTGGTGTCCAACCGCGACTCGTTCGCCGTCGTCCGGGACGCGATCGCGTGCAAGCCTGCCGTGATCGCCGAGACCGACGACTGGGTGGCGATGGGCAGCGAATACCGCGCGCTGGCAGCGCTTCCCGGCGTCGGGAAAGCGGTCATCTGGGAGCCTGAGCCCGAGGTGGTCTACGCATGGACGAGGTGA
- a CDS encoding protein glxC, with translation MDEVTTFDLAMTPLREVNAALHAPDVSGEFQIVNPAGAHNVAVGLDAPLRVEIDGHVGYYAAGMNKQAEVIVDGNAGTGVAENMMSGTVWVKGNASQSAGATAHGGLLVIEGNAAARCGISMKGADIVVGGSVGHMSAFMAQAGRLVIRGDAGEALGDSIYEARLYVRGEVASLGADCIAKEMSAEHHEELGRLLKAAGFEDDDTSSYTRYGSARQLYHFHVDNAEVY, from the coding sequence ATGGACGAGGTGACCACATTCGACCTCGCGATGACCCCGCTGCGCGAGGTCAACGCGGCCCTGCACGCTCCCGACGTCTCGGGTGAATTCCAGATCGTCAATCCCGCTGGCGCGCATAACGTCGCGGTCGGCCTCGACGCGCCGCTGAGAGTCGAAATCGACGGCCACGTGGGCTATTACGCAGCGGGAATGAACAAGCAGGCCGAGGTCATCGTCGACGGCAACGCCGGAACCGGGGTGGCCGAGAACATGATGAGTGGCACCGTCTGGGTCAAGGGCAACGCCTCCCAGTCGGCGGGCGCCACCGCGCACGGCGGCCTGCTCGTGATCGAGGGCAATGCCGCAGCGCGGTGCGGGATCTCAATGAAGGGTGCCGATATCGTCGTCGGTGGCAGCGTCGGACACATGAGTGCGTTTATGGCTCAGGCGGGGCGGCTGGTGATCCGCGGCGATGCCGGTGAGGCACTGGGTGATTCGATCTACGAGGCGCGCCTCTACGTCCGCGGTGAGGTGGCCTCACTGGGAGCGGACTGCATCGCCAAAGAGATGAGTGCCGAGCACCACGAAGAGCTCGGCAGGCTGCTCAAGGCCGCCGGTTTCGAAGACGACGACACCAGCTCCTACACCCGCTACGGCTCGGCCCGCCAGCTCTACCACTTCCACGTCGACAACGCAGAAGTTTACTAG
- a CDS encoding FMN-binding glutamate synthase family protein produces MTYAEDDRARLGLRESATFDRATIAAIQRAADTGIYDIRGWGAKRALPHFDDLLFLGASMSRYPLEGYRERCGTDVVLGDRHAKHPLHLEIPVTIAGMSFGALSGPAKEALGRGASEVGTSTTTGDGGMTPEERGQSKYLVYQYLPSRYGMNPDDLRKADAIEVVLGQGAKPGGGGMLLGQKISERVAAMRTLPEGIDQRSACRHPDWTGPDDLTIKINELRELTDWEKPIYVKVGATRTYYDVKLAVAAGADVVVVDGMQGGTAATQDVFIEHVGIPTLAAVPQAVQALSELGVHRTVQLIVSGGIRTGADVAKAMALGADAVAIGTAALIALGDNDPKYAAEYEKLGSAAGFYDDFQDGRDPAGISTQDPELAARLDPVEGGRRLANYLRVLTMEAQTIARACGKAHLLHLEPEDLVAVTIEAAAMARVPLAGTSWIPGAGL; encoded by the coding sequence ATGACATACGCAGAAGACGACCGCGCCCGCCTCGGCCTGCGCGAGTCAGCCACCTTCGACCGCGCCACCATCGCGGCGATCCAACGCGCCGCCGATACCGGCATCTACGACATCCGGGGCTGGGGTGCCAAGCGCGCGCTGCCCCACTTCGACGACCTGCTGTTCCTCGGCGCGTCGATGTCGCGGTACCCGTTGGAGGGCTATCGCGAGCGGTGTGGCACCGACGTCGTGCTCGGCGATCGGCATGCCAAACACCCTCTGCACCTGGAGATCCCGGTCACGATCGCCGGCATGTCCTTCGGCGCGCTGTCCGGGCCTGCCAAAGAGGCGCTGGGTCGCGGCGCCAGCGAGGTCGGCACGTCGACCACCACCGGCGACGGCGGGATGACGCCCGAGGAGCGGGGACAGTCGAAGTATCTGGTCTATCAGTACCTTCCATCGCGTTACGGGATGAACCCGGACGATCTGCGCAAGGCAGACGCCATCGAGGTCGTCCTCGGTCAGGGCGCCAAGCCCGGTGGCGGCGGAATGCTGCTGGGGCAGAAGATCTCCGAACGGGTGGCCGCGATGCGCACGCTGCCCGAGGGGATCGACCAGCGGTCCGCCTGCCGGCATCCGGATTGGACCGGGCCCGACGACCTGACCATCAAGATCAACGAGCTTCGCGAGCTCACCGACTGGGAGAAACCGATCTACGTCAAGGTCGGCGCCACCCGCACCTACTACGACGTGAAGCTGGCGGTCGCGGCGGGGGCCGACGTTGTCGTGGTCGACGGTATGCAGGGCGGCACCGCTGCGACCCAGGACGTCTTCATCGAGCATGTCGGCATTCCCACGCTGGCCGCCGTTCCTCAAGCGGTCCAGGCACTCTCCGAGCTGGGCGTGCATCGGACAGTGCAACTCATCGTGTCGGGCGGCATCCGCACCGGCGCTGATGTCGCCAAGGCGATGGCCCTGGGTGCCGACGCGGTGGCGATCGGTACCGCGGCGCTGATCGCGCTGGGTGACAACGACCCGAAGTACGCCGCCGAGTACGAAAAGCTCGGCAGCGCAGCCGGTTTCTACGACGACTTCCAAGACGGCCGAGACCCGGCCGGCATCAGCACACAGGACCCGGAGCTCGCCGCCCGCCTCGACCCGGTCGAGGGCGGCCGCCGCCTGGCCAACTACCTGCGGGTGCTCACCATGGAGGCCCAGACCATCGCGCGCGCGTGCGGCAAGGCCCACCTGTTGCACCTGGAGCCCGAGGACCTCGTTGCGGTCACCATCGAGGCCGCGGCGATGGCACGGGTGCCGCTGGCGGGTACGTCGTGGATTCCCGGAGCCGGACTGTGA
- a CDS encoding FAD-binding oxidoreductase — protein sequence MTETADVVIVGGGIEGCAAAWALSQRGITDVVVLERNTVASGMTGKSSGIVRCHYGVSSLAAMATVGLEVFEKAEEIFGDDIGFRQTGYVVGVGEPNVEALRNSMAAQRAVGVQTEEIDADEVARLWPAADLSPFAAFGWEARGGYGDAYQTAQAFALSARAAGVRIRQGANVTGLVTDGDTVTGVRLVDGTQISAGSVVVATGVWTSAFLAPYGVDVPIRVVREQIVMISPGVELGPVPVFSDLVSLQYVRPEVGGDVLFGNSDLSDVLTADPDDYLNRATEDFIDLTVEKVGTRFPGFTGAAITSSYAGCYDVTPDWNPVISASGRDGLFVAAGFSGHGFKIAPAVGRLVADLLVDGRSSDPRIPETDFRLSRFTDGELLKSPYPYVGAGQMR from the coding sequence GTGACCGAGACCGCTGATGTCGTCATCGTCGGCGGCGGCATCGAGGGGTGTGCCGCCGCGTGGGCGCTGAGCCAGCGTGGCATCACCGATGTCGTTGTCCTCGAACGCAATACCGTCGCCTCCGGGATGACGGGTAAGTCCAGCGGCATCGTGCGCTGTCATTACGGGGTCAGCTCGCTGGCCGCCATGGCGACCGTCGGCCTCGAGGTGTTCGAGAAGGCCGAAGAGATCTTCGGCGACGATATCGGCTTCCGGCAGACCGGATACGTCGTCGGCGTCGGCGAACCCAACGTCGAGGCGTTGCGCAACAGCATGGCCGCCCAGCGGGCCGTCGGGGTGCAGACCGAAGAGATCGACGCCGACGAGGTGGCCCGGCTGTGGCCGGCCGCCGACCTGTCGCCCTTCGCCGCGTTCGGCTGGGAAGCCCGCGGCGGCTACGGCGACGCCTACCAGACCGCGCAGGCGTTCGCGCTGTCCGCCCGAGCAGCGGGGGTGCGAATCCGCCAGGGCGCCAACGTAACCGGCCTGGTGACGGACGGTGACACCGTCACCGGGGTACGCCTGGTGGACGGCACCCAGATCAGCGCGGGCAGCGTCGTCGTCGCCACCGGGGTATGGACGAGTGCGTTTCTGGCGCCCTACGGGGTCGACGTACCGATCCGGGTGGTCCGCGAGCAGATCGTGATGATCTCCCCCGGCGTCGAGCTCGGACCGGTGCCGGTGTTCTCCGATCTGGTGTCGCTGCAATATGTGCGCCCCGAGGTGGGCGGCGATGTCCTGTTCGGCAACAGCGACCTGTCCGATGTGCTGACCGCCGATCCCGACGACTACCTCAACCGGGCTACCGAGGACTTCATCGACCTCACCGTCGAGAAGGTCGGCACCCGCTTCCCCGGCTTCACCGGTGCGGCGATCACCTCGAGCTACGCCGGGTGCTACGACGTCACACCGGACTGGAACCCGGTCATCTCGGCCAGCGGCCGCGACGGGTTGTTCGTGGCCGCCGGTTTCAGCGGTCACGGGTTCAAGATCGCACCCGCGGTCGGCCGGCTGGTCGCCGACTTGCTTGTCGACGGCCGCAGCAGCGATCCACGGATACCCGAGACTGACTTCCGGCTGTCCCGGTTCACCGACGGGGAGCTGCTGAAGAGCCCGTATCCGTATGTCGGTGCGGGGCAGATGCGATAG
- a CDS encoding XRE family transcriptional regulator, with protein MSVRGRCDSALVTDLLRNQSGTARERDPDEPVSELEFEAAIAHNVRQLRQQLGLSVADMASRVGISKAMMSKIENAQTSPSLSTLALLAKGFDVPVTTLFRGADVERPAAFVKAGTGARIVRNGTKAGHEYELLGSLRGEHKRLECLLVTLSAKSKTYPLFQHPGTEFIYVLEGVMDYAHSRSVYRLHPGDSLQIDGEGAHGPADLIEVPIRFLSVIAFPDSQV; from the coding sequence ATGTCGGTGCGGGGCAGATGCGATAGTGCGCTTGTGACCGATCTGCTTCGCAACCAGTCGGGTACCGCCCGCGAGCGCGACCCGGACGAGCCGGTCTCCGAGCTGGAGTTCGAGGCCGCGATCGCCCACAACGTGCGCCAGCTACGGCAGCAGCTGGGACTGTCGGTTGCCGACATGGCGAGCCGGGTCGGCATCTCCAAGGCGATGATGAGCAAGATCGAAAACGCGCAGACCTCGCCGAGTCTGTCCACGCTGGCGTTGCTGGCCAAGGGGTTCGACGTACCGGTGACCACGCTGTTCCGCGGCGCCGACGTGGAGCGGCCCGCCGCCTTCGTCAAAGCGGGTACCGGCGCGCGGATCGTGCGCAACGGAACGAAGGCGGGTCACGAGTACGAGCTCCTCGGCTCGTTGCGCGGGGAGCACAAGCGGCTGGAGTGCCTGCTGGTCACGCTCTCGGCGAAGAGCAAGACCTATCCGCTGTTCCAGCATCCCGGAACGGAGTTCATCTACGTGCTCGAAGGTGTCATGGACTATGCCCACAGCCGGTCGGTGTACCGGCTGCATCCGGGCGATTCGCTGCAGATAGACGGCGAAGGCGCGCACGGGCCCGCCGACCTCATCGAAGTGCCGATCCGGTTCCTGTCGGTTATCGCGTTTCCCGATTCCCAGGTCTAG